Genomic window (Oryza sativa Japonica Group chromosome 3, ASM3414082v1):
GTAGAGCTGGAAGAAAAGATGGCCCCCATTTATGAAGTCCAACACAAGGTAAAGTCGGTATTTTGTCTGCCAAGTAAATACTGGGTTTAAAATTTGGGACAAGACTGAAAAATATAACATGCATGATAGCTTGACAACAAAGAACACACAGAGATGATAAATGCATACCTGAAAGGAGTACCTCAGCTGTACAACAAAAGGATGATCAACTTTAGTCAGTATATCTCTCTCTGCTTTCATGTACTCAGCATGGTTCTTCTCCAAAATCTTGTCCTTCCTCATAACTTTCATTGCGTATATTTCTGAAGTACCTTTCTTTCTCACTTGAAAGACCTTGCCAAATGCCCCTTGGCCAACAAGCTTCAAGACTTCAAAGTCGTCAAGTCCAACAACACCATTCTCATTTTTTGTATCATCAAGCTCTTCATCACTCAGAGCTTCTtggttgcttttcttttctttagtaCACTCCAGAAGGTCCAATGCGCTATCAGATTCATGCAGTGTAAGCTTACTAAGTGGCAAAGATTGGCTAACAAGTGAACTTGGACCAACAAGAGAATGAGATCTCTTGACAATAACCAAAGGGTCATTGTAAATCCCCTCACTGGACTCAGTCAAAGGTGCAGGACTGTCTGGAGTGAGGATGCTCAGATCTGTGGGAGTCTGGACTGCCGTAGGACCAAAAACATCAGAAAAATCGAACTCAACGTTCTCAGAAGGCACAACATCTGGAGGGCCCATTGGCAGAAGTATCTTCCCTCTAAAGAGCTTGGGACCTTGTGCATGGGTTGTTGTAACAGAGCTTATTTCAGAGGAAACCATCTTCAGGAACCTGAGATTCAGCAGTGTAGACTACTGATGCCAAGGATGTTTTGCACCACAAATTCCAGCTATGCCAGTTCCCAGACTAACTAAACAAAAGACTTATGGGGCACCTCTCTATGGAAGGCGCCCTCCACAGATTCCCAACACAACAGAAGATGCAGGGCTGCGAACAATGGCCTTGAACAAGTGGAAGTTTACAAACACAACTGGGAATCCCAGGAATCCTGGGAGAAGGCAGGGTGGGAAGATGCCGTTGTTTCCCGATGAACAGGAAACTCTGGATGCCAATGTGCTTCCTGAATTCATGAGACCAACTTGTCTATGGCTGCAGGTAGAACAAAAAATATAGTTAGTTTCACAAAATGCAGCTTTGTGCAGAAGAATGTTAAAAGGGAAAATTAATAAAGAATAACATCAGGCTACGTATGTATATTGCCTTATGGCTATGTGTGTTATGATTATTGTTTTCAGCACAAATTGCCATCAACCATAATTGTAAGTGGAAGAAAGTTCCAAGCTATAATGTTTTATTGGAAGCAAAATGGTTCTCATTTCTAGGTATTATTTGCTGCAATGTCATGAATCATGATGATAAGCAAGTAATCATAAGTAGAAACAACATGATTTGTTAAAGAGAAGGTGATCATCAAGCCAGCAAATTTGCACCAAAATCACTAATTTCCACAAAAAGTACACCAAAATAAACACCAACAACACAACATCTAATATGAATTTCAGAGCATAAAGCTAACAATAGAATCAAGTTCTATACAGGGAAAAATAAATTGCAAAAGCAGTTTCTTCTTAACAGTATACAGTTTGCACAATACGATAACTATGCCAAAAACTGTGGTACCGGTGAAACATAAGATGCTATTTCCCTATCTGCTGCTGACACATCAGGGTGCTACATTGATCAAAGGAGAAAATTGTAAGTGATTCTGTAACTGTAGTCAGTTGACTGTCAAATTTAGGGAATGACGGTATTCCAAATTTACCCAAAACTCCCAACTATTTACAACGACACAAAGAAAATTAACATATAGGAACCATCTTAAGTCAGATCTGGAAAGCGACCACCCCACCTCTCTTGCCGAATCAAAAAAGACGCCCACTTATCCACCTAGACCAATGTCACAAGCATCACTTAATTGGGAGTTTTGGGTAAATTTAGTTCCTATATGGTTTGCGAActaacgattttttttttgcgagtaAGAACTCGAGAATTGACCGCATATGCATGTCACGCAGCACATATTCATCAGACCTACGAACCCAAAATTTCTCTACCCGAACCAAAATCATCCATCGGACACTGAAATTGAAATTCCACCACTggaaaaatccccaaatcgacTCCCAGGGCGTCACAGATCCAAAGAACATAAGTCCCCACAGATCTAATCATTTAGATGAGCAGCGCGCGCGAACATACACGAAATCACAACCCCGAAAACGCAGAATGCTCCGTACTCCGGAGGCCAATTTCAGATCGGAGACAGCGTAATTGaactgaaaacaaaaaaaaaaagagagtagaaAACAGGGGGGAAAGAAAGAGGCGTCACGTCTCGGGAAACGCAAACGCAAATccacggggaggagaggaggaagctaGGGTTGGGGGCGGGTGGGGAGGGCCTCGCGGCGACGAACCTTCGCTGGTGGGGGGGGCGTCGTTGCGGGGAGCGGCggttgaagcggcggcgagtgctcgggctcggctcggcgaaCTCGTGCGGCCGCGCGGCGAGGGGCCCTCTTATAGCAGCGGCGCGTGGGATGCGGGGCTCCGGGAGCGGGGAGGGGACACGTGTCGGGACCGCATTGGCGGGCTCCGTAAcggaggtgggggtggggtCTCGGGGGCGTTGCGGAGTTGGCGCACCAACGTGGATGGAAAATGCTCTGCGAATATGCCGACGCCCAGTTGGATcgaggtggggcccactgtcaTGGACGGAGGTGGGTGTGGGTGGTTGTTCCGTTTTTCCCGCGCAgaaattctcttttttttcccccatTTGTTCTGTTCTTGAAAAAGAAGCTTGAATTATGCGTACCAACAGATTTGAACTCATTTAGATTTCTCTTTGAGTGGGAAAACTCATTTAGATTTAGGGTGCACATGTAGCACATGACATGCATGCATTTGTATATAACTTGGGCGGCTATAAAAAGATAGCGTCCAGAATTTCAAGCGTACCAATTACTATATCTGGTCATTTCTATTTGTTGTTTTAGACAAAAAGTTTGgcttattttcttttgtaaatTGGTTGTCTGAAACGTCATCTAATTATGCCCAGAAGGAGTAGATAATTAAGTTGCGTATGTACAAGCTAACGAGCAAAATGTTCTCTCTTTTTATGAAAAGGATAAGCAATAATTAGTTGAcaaggataaaaaggaaaaagggaaactTTTCTTCAGAGAAAAAGGGAGAACATGACAAAGAACTTCAACAACGGAAGTACGCATTGCAACCTTGAAGGATAGTAGCATCAATTCGTTCTTTAGATGCCCGGATGCTCTTCTCTGTACGTCTACTACTATGGCAGCTAGTAGTATGGAATTGTGGAGGCAAAGGAAGCATAGAGAGGTCGGATGCTAGGAAACGTCAATGAAACGTGTGAGCTTTGCTTAGTTCTCGTCCACGTTACTTTGCAGGCAAAATGCCCTTTTTATTGAATGGATGGACCTGGACGTGGACGGTGCTTCTTGCTGGTTTGCACACTTTGAACGATCATGTTCTTATCTTATCTCAGCATCCCTTTTTGATTCGGTTTGTATGACTCCGAGCTCACGCCAACTTATGTCCACCACACAACATAGAAGTTGGTATTACTCACACTAATACTTTGAcgtattccatttttttttcatttcgtcTTTTTAAATTATGTCTTTTCCCCTTGTTGAGTTATTATGCTTATCCGTAGGAGTGGAGCTAAATCTTTTGctgtatgtttttcttttccacttTGTAAAGGATAAAGCCGGGTATCCTGGTGTAGATTTGCTTTTCGGTATAAGGATTAATTTCTGCATGCAAAATCCTGTGtaacaaagagaaaaaaaattcaatcagGAACCGAACTTCATGAACAATCCATTTCAATTATTGACAATGGAGGTCCTTCcccacattaattaattatcatggTATATGGTATATGGTATGGCCAAAAATAATGCCACATTAGTTCTGGTAAAGTTCCAACTTTCGGTATTATTGTTCCACAATAGTATGGTTTTTCTTGTAATTCCGTTTACAACATAACCAAGTGTTGTTAATTTTTCTTAGTTCATTTACCAATAAGATTATACCTCAATGccttaatactacctccgtcccaaaataagtgcagtcgtagatatccgtgtccaacgtttgaccgtccgtcttatttgaaaaatttgtgaaaaatttaaaaatatttagtcacacataaagtactattcatgttttatcatctagtaataaaaatactaatcataaaaaattttcaaataagacgaacggtcaaacgataaacgtgaatagtgcaaaactgcacttattatgggacggagggagtaccttacTTTGGTCTCTAGTTACCCTTTATTGATGTAGGCAGGTCTCAACCACCAACAAACCTATAGACTGTTGACGAATCCGGCTAAAGACTTTGAGAacataaggtggtgtttgggtgGGAGgaactaaactttagtccctctcaccaAAATATAAGTGGTGTTTGGATCCTTTAGTCCTATAACTAAAATTAGTCCTAGGACTAAACATTTTAGTTCATGGCTATTTGGATCTAGGGAATAAAAGGGACTAAAGGTCATTAATTACACGGTACAATGACCATGTTACCCCTAAAACCATGTAAAGAGAGATGCACCATGCCCATGCGTGGGGGTAGCAGGTGGAAAGGAGCTACTTTAGTCCCAATAAGCTCCTCTCATAGGGACTAATGGACCAATGCACTTTAAGTCTTTTTAGTCCCTCCTGTTTGGAACTTTAGAGACTAAGAGGCACTAAAGTGAAGAGGCACTAAAGTGAAGGGACTAAAGTtttagtccctccaaccaaataGGGCCTAAGCTgaaggtggtgttcttttctcatgaacatgaagattaagttttttacataAAACGGGGTGGTGTTAACATATgcttgattgagttttaattattacaaacttgaaaaatagattaatatgatattttagagcaactttcatatagaaagttatCGCACGAatcgcaccgtttagcagtttgaaaagcgtgccacaaaaatccaaaatttcatctaactcttgttggagaaatgaACGGGACACGGTCTAGCTTTGAGTGGAAGCACCAAAacttatttttcttcaaacgGTACATATACAAGTGTACACCTTACACCTATAAGCACCACCGACCACTGAGTTGACATATCTTCGTATTAACAAAACAATTGCGAGAGTGCAAATGTGCCATCAGGGTGCACCACGTTAGATCAATTTTACTTACGTGTATTGTTTTGGCATGAGCTCACACGGACTAGCCAAGTTATTATACCAAAACGAGCAACTTATATATTGTTGTACCGTTATACCCACCACACAAAATTATGTACCATGACTCCGTGAGCGTAATTTAGTCTTTAAAAAAGAGCTTATACATGCTGCTAGAATATAACCATAGTTTTCTTCCCCCTCACATATAGCCCTATCATTTCGATTGTTTTTACGCATATAAACTAaaattttaactttaaattttactttgaagttgatttttcatcgtagtttatttataatattttatttgctGCTAACAATACGTATATAAAAAAGTTATACGTATGCATAAGCATATAAAGGAAAGCTCATAGGCGTTCTTCCTTAGCAGCGAGAAAACGTATTCCTCATATCCGTTTCCTGCGAATAGAAGCGCCTTCATCGTAATCCCTCCCTCCCTAGTCCCTACCACTCCACTCCACTAGACCACCacatccctcctcctctccaaccCTCTCTCCTCGGTCCTCACCGTTCAATCGCTCAAGGATCATCAAGGATGTGCTCCTGCGCGCGATTCCCGCACCCGGCCTTGCaacccgcgcccgcgcccgcgccgccgcctccaaacCTCAAGCCCAAGCCCGCCCCCACCACGCGCGGCCCATGCCCATCCCCCCGCACCCTCGTCGCGCGCGCGGCCCCTCGGCGGGACGactcgacggcgccgccgccgccgccgccgtccaccttCGACTTCCTCGCGCTGAAGCgggagctcgaggaggaggaggaggaggaggtggtggctgtTGAGCCGCGGGATGGAGGGGGCGGAGATGGGCTTGCCAGtgaggacgatggcgacggggaggcgaagcggagcggcggcggcggcgagagcagcggcgggaggaagaggCGGCAGATGGCGAGGCGGTCGGGGCTGCTCGCCAAGCAGGTGATCAGCGTCAGCTCGGCGCGGAGCCTCGGGTTCGTGTCGCAGCTCTGGGTCGACGCCGCGTCGGTACGgtctgctgctgcctgctgcatTTTTCTTTCAGTTTCGGCTGTTTACCTTTGCAGTTCGTGACTAACGAATGACGATTAGTTTCCATACATTGTAGAATACCTAATTCCCTATGGTATACTGTGCCTAGCTGAAACAGAATTTATGCTGTTTGAATTGGCACTACTATGTAGTTTTAACTCCATTTTTTTTAGTGTAACGTGTAAATGATCTAATCTGACAACGTTATGTAAAATTGTTCTAGATGAGTGTGCATTTGTTAGTTGCTTAGTGGATTCTTTTTCTGTGCAgcatttttatttctttcatgGATAGGGTTTACTAGCTGTCGATGTATTGTAGGCCGTGGTATGTATATAGGCAGTTGTGACTATGCTTGGGGAAGCTATGGAGTTCAATCTTACCACACCTGCACACCAAGTCTAGAGAACCCTAAACAATTGCATGCTAATGGAATTGACTAGCACATAGGCATGAATATAAGATCAATGAAATGTTGCACGCAATACATATGTCAATGCAGAAGTTCTGATGGGCTCTTTGACAGGGGTATTTCCATACTTCCATTGTAGATCGGCATTGTAGTTTGTTTCTGGCCTTGTTCGTAAGGTTGGGACGATTTTACAAATGGAGCGCCAGCTAGGGAGATAGGGGTAGGACTGGAGGAagggtagtttttttttttagaaaaaggtCAGAAGACCCGGCTTCTTTTGAAAGCCCGAAGGTTGTGCTGGGAAACCCAGACACCAGATTACAGCATAGGGAGGGCGAGGCCTCCAAAAGAGTGCAAAGAGAGGCTCAACAGTAAACTACCACCTCTAAGACAACTCTAAGACCAGAGAGACAGATAGGGGCTGCTGCTATACAGATAGCAGTCATCAGATACAAAACACACATCCAGAAGACAGGCAGAACTGCAACATCCGAGGCACCTCTAAACCCAGGAATCAACATATCCCCAACCTATTGCTTCCAGTATTAGCAGCAGCAATCTTCATCTTCTCTGCCAAATCCATCATCCTGTTAGCTTCTTCAGCACGCCCTAAAACCTTCCACTGCAGCAAATAAGAAGTAATTCGAAAAGGAAGCATTAGGGGAGAATAAACCAACTGGGATCTGAAGATCATATTGTTTCTGGTAGTCCAGAGTACCCAACAAATAGCAGCAAGCAAAGCAGTTAAAGCTCTCATATTTTTGTTAGAATTGTGATTGATTAACAAGAAAAACTCCTCAAAATTACTGGGAACAGTGTTCCAACTCAAGACATCCCTACACATGCACCAAGCAAAAGTTGCCATAGGACAGTCAAAGAGGATATGATTAGTAGATTCAATGTTACTGCATAAAAGATAGTTCTCTGACCCATCCCAGCCCTTGCTTTTTAATTGCTCACAAGATTGAATTCTGTCCCTTATAGCCAACCAAAGGAAATGCTTAACTTTCACGGGGCAAGGAGATTTCCAGATTATTTGTAGCATCTCATCTTTAACACCTCTAAAAGACAGAGCTCTGTATAGAGAATTGGTAGTGTACTTATTATTAGCTGTCAGACCCCATTTCTGAGTGTCAGG
Coding sequences:
- the LOC4332748 gene encoding serine/threonine-protein kinase AtPK2/AtPK19: MVSSEISSVTTTHAQGPKLFRGKILLPMGPPDVVPSENVEFDFSDVFGPTAVQTPTDLSILTPDSPAPLTESSEGIYNDPLVIVKRSHSLVGPSSLVSQSLPLSKLTLHESDSALDLLECTKEKKSNQEALSDEELDDTKNENGVVGLDDFEVLKLVGQGAFGKVFQVRKKGTSEIYAMKVMRKDKILEKNHAEYMKAERDILTKVDHPFVVQLRYSFQTKYRLYLVLDFINGGHLFFQLYQQGLFREELARIYTAEIVSAVAHLHANGIMHRDLKPENILLDADGHAMLTDFGLAKEFDENTRSNSMCGTVEYMAPEIVQGRGHDKAADWWSVGILLFEMLTGKPPFVGGNRDKVQQKIVKEKIKLPAYLSSEVHSLLKGLLHKEAGRRLGCGPGGSNEIKNHKWFKSVNWKKLDSRQIQPSFRPNVAGKTCIANFDECWTSMPVLDSPVASPVAADSNFVGFSYVRPAPFLQRPSPLG